In Formosa haliotis, the sequence GAGAAAGTGAAAGAGGAAATGTTGGGTAAAGGAATTCCTCAAGCAGGCATCGATAAATTACAACCTTTATTTTCTTTATCGGGAACTTTTGAAGCTCAGATAAATAATTTAAAAACCATTTTAAGCATATCGGAAGAAGGTTTAAAAGGGGTTGAAGAATTAGAATTTATTAATACGGCTATAAACACGCTTAAACTCAAAACGGCAGCACTTCAATTAGATGTAACCTTAGCTCGAGGTTTAAATTATTATACCGGCGCCATTTTTGAAGTTGCGGCCCCAAAAGAAGTGCAAATGGGTTCTATTGGTGGCGGTGGTCGTTACGATGATTTAACTGGAATTTTTGGACTTAAAGATGTGAGTGGTGTTGGCATTAGTTTTGGATTAGATCGTATTTATTTGGTGTTAGAAGAATTACAATTGTTTCCAGAAACAGTGAATAAAAACATAAAAGTTCTATTTATAAACTTTGGAGATACAGAGGCCTTATACAGTTTGCAAGCCATACAAAAATTAAGAGCTGCCGGTGTAAATGCTGAATTATATCCGGATGCAGCGAAAATGAAAAAACAAATGAATCACGCCAATAAGCGTGTTATTCCGTATGTGGTTTTAGTAGGCGTAGAAGAAATGGAAGCGCAGACTTATACCCTTAAAAACATGGTTACTGGAGAACAAACTCAAAGTAGTTTAGATGAATTGATTGAGTTAGTTAAATAGTGAATCAATTTATTAATGTAATAATGGAGTAATAATTCAAAATGTAAACTAGCTAAAGTAAAGTTGATGAACTGGCTGGAACCAGATTTTGTTTTTTCCAAAGTATCGCAATAAGAAATATACAAAGAGGCTGTCTAAAAATTTTAAGATAGCCTCTTTTTTGTATTTAGCATTGGTTTTCTATGTTGCGTGTACTTTATTTTTTAACATCCACTAGTTGTAATTGTTTATAGTAAGTTTCCATTCTTCCATGGGCTGTTCCATCTACCAATAATATAACAATTAGCATAGCAATGGTGGTGATGCTAATGGCTCGCCATGTTGGTGTATTTATAAAAATAATGAGTAAAGCCGCAACAATTAGTATCATGGGAATAGCTTTAAAAACTACGGTGTTGT encodes:
- the hisS gene encoding histidine--tRNA ligase, translating into MAQKPSIPKGTRDFNPEQVAKRQYIFKTIQHVFETYGFQPIETPSFENSETLMGKYGDEGDRLIFKILNSGDYLSKVNDALYAEKDSTKMTSSISEKALRYDLTVPFARYVVQHQNDIEFPFKRYQMQPVWRADRPQKGRFREFNQCDADVVGSKSLWQEVEFVQLYDAVFSALQLKGVTIKINNRKILAGIAEVIGAQDKLIDFTVALDKLDKIGEEKVKEEMLGKGIPQAGIDKLQPLFSLSGTFEAQINNLKTILSISEEGLKGVEELEFINTAINTLKLKTAALQLDVTLARGLNYYTGAIFEVAAPKEVQMGSIGGGGRYDDLTGIFGLKDVSGVGISFGLDRIYLVLEELQLFPETVNKNIKVLFINFGDTEALYSLQAIQKLRAAGVNAELYPDAAKMKKQMNHANKRVIPYVVLVGVEEMEAQTYTLKNMVTGEQTQSSLDELIELVK